The following coding sequences lie in one Heteronotia binoei isolate CCM8104 ecotype False Entrance Well chromosome 6, APGP_CSIRO_Hbin_v1, whole genome shotgun sequence genomic window:
- the MFSD1 gene encoding major facilitator superfamily domain-containing protein 1 isoform X2 — protein sequence MCFLGFGSYFCYDNPAALQTQVQGDMKVNTAQFMALYAWYSWPNVVLCFFGGFLIDRVFGIRWGTIIFSTFVCVGQVIFALGAVFNAFWLMEAGRFVFGIGGESLAVAQNTYAVSWFKGKELNLVFGLQLSMARIGSTVNMNIMGWVYSRIQDLLGSTGHTTLGIVLLIGGVTCIFSLLCALVLAYLDRRAEKILSKEQGKSDEVIKLTDVKDFPLSLWLIFIICVCYYVAVFPFIGLGKVFFIEKFKFSPQEASAINSIVYVISAPMSPVFGFLVDKFGRNISWVICSVVITLASHIMLAFTFWNPWIAMCLLGVAYSLLACALWPMVAFVVPEHQLGTAYGFMQSIQNLGLAVIAIAAGTILDSRGYLFLEIFFSACVCMSLIAVVMLYFVNLIQGGDLNWSAKRREKFQKLAVSE from the exons ATGTGCTTCTTGGGGTTCG gcagctatttctgctatGACAACCCAGCAGCTCTGCAAACACAAGTTCAAGGG GATATGAAAGTGAACACTGCTCAGTTTATGGCATTGTACGCCTGGTATTCCTGGCCAAATGTAGTCCTCTGTTTCTTTGGAGGCTTTCTGATAGACAGAGTATTTGGAATAAG GTGGGGAACAATAATATTTAGCACCTTTGTCTGTGTTGGGCAG GTGATCTTTGCTTTAGGAGCAGTATTCAATGCTTTTTGGCTGATGGAAGCTGGACGGTTTGTATTTGG GATTGGTGGGGAGTCCTTAGCAGTGGCCCAAAACACCTATGCTGTCAGTTGGTTTAAAGGAAAAGAATTAAATCTTGTGTTTGGACTGCAACTCAGCATGGCTCGGATT GGAAGCACTGTGAATATGAATATCATGGGATGGGTGTACTCCAGAATACAAGATCTGCTGGGGTCTACAGGTCACACGACTCTTGGCATAGTGCTCTTGATAG GTGGTGTAACATGTATCTTTTCATTACTCTGTGCTCTCGTTCTTGCTTATTTGGACCGAAGAGCTGAGAAAATTCTTTCTAAAGAGCAGGGGAAAAGTG ACGAAGTGATTAAGCTAACTGATGTAAAAGATTTCCCGTTATCCCTGTGGCTCATATTTATCATCTGTGTTTGTTATTATGTGGCTGTCTTCCCATTCATTGGACTTGGAAA GGTTTTCTTCATTGAGAAATTCAAATTTTCTCCCCAAGAAGCAAGTGCAATCAACAG CATTGTGTATGTGATATCAGCACCCATGTCCCCTGTCTTTGGATTCCTAGTGGATAAATTCGGAAGGAACATTTCCTGGGTTATATGTTCTGTAGTGATTACTCTGGCTTCTCACATCATGTTGGCCTTTACTTTCTGGAACCCTTGGATTGCTATG TGTTTACTGGGAGTTGCTTACTCTCTGCTTGCCTGTGCCTTGTGGCCCATGGTGGCTTTCGTGGTCCCTGAACACCAGCTTGGAACTGCCTATGGATT TATGCAGTCAATCCAGAACTTGGGTCTGGCGGTGATTGCCATAGCTGCTGGTACGATCTTGGATTCCCGAGGATACCTGTTCCTAGAAATCTTCTTCAGTGCTTGTGTGTGTA TGTCGCTCATAGCTGTTGTCATGCTGTACTTCGTGAATCTCATCCAAG GGGGTGACCTTAACTGGTCTGCAAAGAGAAGGGAAAAGTTTCAGAAGCTGGCCGTGTCTGA ataa
- the MFSD1 gene encoding major facilitator superfamily domain-containing protein 1 isoform X1: protein MCFLGFGSYFCYDNPAALQTQVQGDMKVNTAQFMALYAWYSWPNVVLCFFGGFLIDRVFGIRWGTIIFSTFVCVGQVIFALGAVFNAFWLMEAGRFVFGIGGESLAVAQNTYAVSWFKGKELNLVFGLQLSMARIGSTVNMNIMGWVYSRIQDLLGSTGHTTLGIVLLIGGVTCIFSLLCALVLAYLDRRAEKILSKEQGKSDEVIKLTDVKDFPLSLWLIFIICVCYYVAVFPFIGLGKVFFIEKFKFSPQEASAINSIVYVISAPMSPVFGFLVDKFGRNISWVICSVVITLASHIMLAFTFWNPWIAMCLLGVAYSLLACALWPMVAFVVPEHQLGTAYGFMQSIQNLGLAVIAIAAGTILDSRGYLFLEIFFSACVCMSLIAVVMLYFVNLIQGGDLNWSAKRREKFQKLAVSE from the exons ATGTGCTTCTTGGGGTTCG gcagctatttctgctatGACAACCCAGCAGCTCTGCAAACACAAGTTCAAGGG GATATGAAAGTGAACACTGCTCAGTTTATGGCATTGTACGCCTGGTATTCCTGGCCAAATGTAGTCCTCTGTTTCTTTGGAGGCTTTCTGATAGACAGAGTATTTGGAATAAG GTGGGGAACAATAATATTTAGCACCTTTGTCTGTGTTGGGCAG GTGATCTTTGCTTTAGGAGCAGTATTCAATGCTTTTTGGCTGATGGAAGCTGGACGGTTTGTATTTGG GATTGGTGGGGAGTCCTTAGCAGTGGCCCAAAACACCTATGCTGTCAGTTGGTTTAAAGGAAAAGAATTAAATCTTGTGTTTGGACTGCAACTCAGCATGGCTCGGATT GGAAGCACTGTGAATATGAATATCATGGGATGGGTGTACTCCAGAATACAAGATCTGCTGGGGTCTACAGGTCACACGACTCTTGGCATAGTGCTCTTGATAG GTGGTGTAACATGTATCTTTTCATTACTCTGTGCTCTCGTTCTTGCTTATTTGGACCGAAGAGCTGAGAAAATTCTTTCTAAAGAGCAGGGGAAAAGTG ACGAAGTGATTAAGCTAACTGATGTAAAAGATTTCCCGTTATCCCTGTGGCTCATATTTATCATCTGTGTTTGTTATTATGTGGCTGTCTTCCCATTCATTGGACTTGGAAA GGTTTTCTTCATTGAGAAATTCAAATTTTCTCCCCAAGAAGCAAGTGCAATCAACAG CATTGTGTATGTGATATCAGCACCCATGTCCCCTGTCTTTGGATTCCTAGTGGATAAATTCGGAAGGAACATTTCCTGGGTTATATGTTCTGTAGTGATTACTCTGGCTTCTCACATCATGTTGGCCTTTACTTTCTGGAACCCTTGGATTGCTATG TGTTTACTGGGAGTTGCTTACTCTCTGCTTGCCTGTGCCTTGTGGCCCATGGTGGCTTTCGTGGTCCCTGAACACCAGCTTGGAACTGCCTATGGATT TATGCAGTCAATCCAGAACTTGGGTCTGGCGGTGATTGCCATAGCTGCTGGTACGATCTTGGATTCCCGAGGATACCTGTTCCTAGAAATCTTCTTCAGTGCTTGTGTGTGTA TGTCGCTCATAGCTGTTGTCATGCTGTACTTCGTGAATCTCATCCAAG GGGGTGACCTTAACTGGTCTGCAAAGAGAAGGGAAAAGTTTCAGAAGCTGGCCGTGTCTGAGTAA